From the genome of Venturia canescens isolate UGA chromosome 11, ASM1945775v1, whole genome shotgun sequence:
taataattttttttttcaaaattcaacttttgaaaattttaacatttttttagaaaattctagccaaaaattctgtcaaaaaatctgaaaaaaatatatgttatAGTGCTTGATATgaggtataaaaaaaattcaagggaATCCCACGCTCCGTTCAAGAACAGctcaatttattcgaaaaaaaacgagtttttgcgATTTCAATTATGtataaactaataataaataaacaaatatatatatttttccataagTATCTTATAGCTTGAACCTTCAAGTTACTAGAAACAACTTAGAAGTATAAAGATATTGCAAAATACAAccacaataataaaaaaaaactgcaggAAACAGGATGTACATATATGTACCACTGCCCCTCAAAGGGTTAAAGAAccaaattctgaaaattttcgaaaacaattggaaacgctccggtaaagaatctctggcagcaactcgtcatagtcgctgccgcgtctctagataCACGAATTAAAAGGCTTTTAGTAAATGAAATGGaggggtggggatcaaatgttggaatgactaaaatttcgagcagctaaaatctcgagtttataaactttgaataataatatggagacagatagattcaactagagctttgaatgccgaaaataaataaaacagaaactgcaaggttcgaagcacgtttacatcgaaaatagaatttaacaatcgcccataggacgatgactaaaatatcgatttttcgaaaattcgactatcactttttcgattcataaattactacagtcaacgatactgtgaaaattcacaattttgaaaatataataactatattatataataaaatataatatgaaacaccaaaaagtcgaatggtcaaaatagcgaaacgttagaaagtcgatcgatcaaaataaagaaatgcagcggagctcgggtggggatcaaatgttggaatggctaaaatttcgaacagctaaaatctcgagtttgtaaacttcgaatgataatatggagacaggtAGATTCGattagagctttgaatgccgaaaataaataaagcagaaactgcaaggttcgaagcacgtttacatcgaaaatagaatgtaacaatcgcccacaggacgatgactaaaatatcgatttttcgaaaattcgactatcactctttcgattcataaattactatggtcagtgatactgtgaaaatttacaattttgaaaatataataacgaaagatcaaatattactgaggttgaaatactgaaacaccaaaaagtcgaacagtcaaaatagcgaaacgttagaaagtcgatcgatcaaaatcaagaaatgcagtggagctccaaatacacgcgtctcactcactcacttactcagaccggtgatctccaattttaaacatcgccattttaactttcgccttttcgagccatcgctattccgcatatctaagtttaataggctcgaaaaattcactttcgattttttgctactctatattctggtctgtctgtaaagcAATTACTCTCcaatttgaattcgaaaatatgaacttttgacattcggatggtctgtttaaattgcattcgaaatgaaaactttcgaaatatatattttcgagtaaatgcgaattcaaagaagaaatttttcattaaacacgcaatctgctgaatagtcgatcgcgggaataagaatttcgaattacttatttttctccaaactgatatcagaactttaaaaacttcgaaatatcgaccgttctacaactCAGTTATTCGACGTATTGAGCCCCACCcgcggagctccaaatacacgcgtctcactcactcacttactcagaccggtgatctccaattttaaacatcgccattttgactttcgccttttcgagctatcgctattccgcatatctaagttttataggctcgaaaaattcactttcgatcttttgctactctatattctggtctgtctgtaaaacaattactctccattttgaattcgaaaatatgaacttttgacattcggatggtctgttaaaattgcattcgaaatgaaaactattgaaatatatattttcgggtaaatatgaattcaaagaaggaattattgattaaacgcgcaatctgctgaatagtcgatcgggaataagaatttcgaataacttatttttctccaaactgatatcacaacttttaaaatttcgaaatatcgaccgttctacaattcagttactcgacatattgaaccccacccgagctccaaatacacgcgtctcactcactcattTACTCAGACcgatgatctccaattttaaacatcgccattttgactttcgccttttcgagccatcgctattctgcatatccaagttttataggctcgaaaaattcactttcgattttttgctactctatattctgatctgtctgtaaaacaattactgtccatttttaattcgaaaatatgaacttttgacattcggatggtctgttaaaattacattcgaaatgaaaactatccaaatatatattttcgggtaaatatgaattcaaagaaggaatttttgattaaacgcgcaatctgctgaatagttgatcggaaataagaatttcgaataacttatttttcttcaaactgatatcacatcttttaaaatttcgaaatatcgaccgttctacaattcagttattcgacatatggAACTCCACCCAAATGgagatatatatattgaatagTTTTAtagagaatagaaaaaattatctAATAGTTATTCACTTGTACCACAATAAATGCACAAAATTAAGCTAGCAGTAAATGATTTATGAGTATTTTAAGATAAGTGTAGAACGTCATATCTGGATATATACTAAAGCTATCAGTATATGTAAAGATTTTctgtttgataaattttctaatcttgttttattttcaggtaAAATGAAAACTTATTCGACGATAAGATatagaaaaatgtacaaaaaacatattttttattaaaataaaatgaatataggaAGCTGCATAATTTCCAATTACATATTATTGCAGAGCACTGAAAAATGAGTAAATTTACTATTCAAACTTTTGCCGTATTTATTTTAGTTTCAAAGATAGcaaaaaacgagaaatccaCCGATTTTTAGGAATTAATTTTATCCCTTAAATATGCGAGTGGGCAACTAATTTTTTGTGAGGGTTTATACTTTGATGTAAACtacaaaatgtaattttttcgtcCCAGGTTGTGGGAGTACAGTAAAGTTACCTCTCTTATAAGAACACTGTCCATCATATGTAGAAAACACAAGCGAAAATTGGTCAAGAGAAGTGTGACCGTTCCAGAGAAAAATTACCTTAAAGAAATTCACCTATCAGCTGATCGCAGTGAATAACTCCCGACTTTTTGCCCTGCGAGCAGTCgcgagttgaaaataaaaattaaattattgcATATTCGACTCTTATCAAAATATAATTAGCGTTTCCTGGTTCTTGAATAtatattaaatattttcaattttaatatttttaatttcaattaattGAATCACGGATTCTTTCGGATATCACAGTTTTTACTATTCATCaaactaaaaatctattttcgattttgaaaatatagaaaaacaaACTACTCTTTATAGTGAGAAAATTGAATactcgctattttttttcgtatttaccAATCTGACGTAAACCCAAGACACTTAAGCTGTGTCATAATCTTGCGAGTGGTACGATTTGTTTGAGAGTTCAATTCGCCTTGGCACTATTACGTAATTCTAGACAGCCTCTCAATGGACATGGAGAGGGTTCCGTCTCACGATATGGCTCATGtaagaaattttcatcgtaaTATTTCTCCTATTACGTGAACagattttattccattttcattcgaCCTTATGATTCTTTTtcctatatttttctttatcacaATGATTATTTATTCCCACCTCTGGACGTGTATGTTAAGTGAGTTCAACTTTAGATAAATATTATCGatcttttttcgacttttacGTGCGATATTTCGATCTATTGCGCAACTTGGAAATCAGTCAAtagcatttttaaaaaagaagaaaaaccgCGATCACAAGAAATTACACAAACGACCGACCtgatttggaaataaaaaatttttttcaataatgtcGCAGTACTACTTCTCTATTCTGCATCTCTCTATTCGTAAATAACTCTATGAGTAATTTCTCTACTCCGAAATAAGTTTATTCTTAAATATCACTATGTTTCATCAACTCTGAGAGTAAATATATTTAATTTTTAGTTTTGCCTCAACTCTATTCTTCATTACTCGGTTCTTAAATAAATCTATGAGATGAAATCTGCAGTCTGATAAATCTGTAACCTAAATATCTTTATTTGTAAATAACTTTGTGGCTAATTATCTCTGTTCTCGCAAATATTAATCTTTAAAATGCATGCTCAAAAATAACTCTGctccaaaatatttcaatttgggAATATTTCTACtccaaaatatatcgtatcaATATCACGTCTGATCCAACACATCTCTGTTCCAAAATATCGCTTTTCTgccattttgcttcctcatagagaaAGCTGTGTGatgatgaacattttttttccaattttcaatatcaatGTGCCcaaaatgtcccaaaacatcgaaaaatcatatctagaaaaaatatgtCCGGAtgcgctcgcgcgcgcgtatgcgtgtttgtgtgtgtgttatggcactgcaaaattaaaacgattataactcggaaacggtttgagatacagggctaccgttttgcacagatgttaatctatataagctttttattttctgataattttgtcaaaatttgtaaaaaattacgaatcctacgacgttttaaaattttcataaaaagtgtgtcgacgctctaactttcgaaaattttaagatttattaataatttttttttttataaatagactatcataatagaaaggttggtattgaatttggagaatatcggttgagcggtttaaattttatgattttttgattttaacgaaaatatgagtttttcaaagaatcgtcTAACCACTtcactttttgaaaattttgtaagatattgtgAATGCGTCtatacttcctctatactttttaGCAAAGTtatcggaattatttaatttcagtgtaaatagaaaaacgataaaaattgaaagttgcaaactgttttttctaatagctcgtcattcagtttttttttatggatttaaacaaagagataaattaaagttcgtaaaagaaggtagagaaaatacattatttccttgtacacaaaaaaatgctgcaaattgaaatttgtatATTGTATCAAGATGCATGatgctcaagatgcacgatgcacaAAGCTGCCTCTATGAAGAAGagccaaaataaaaaatatagcacctcatagagtaagctttgagcatcgtgcatcttgaccatcttgaggaagcaatttgcaaatttcaatttgcagcatttttattCTATGATAGATCTCTATGCGTACGAagataattgaaaaacaaagtgCTCTATATTATGATAAATTGTCCACAGTCGATATAAGAAAATGTCTATAAATTTTGATGATCAGAACTCGGAAAACTGCCGTGTTAGGATATCGTACTGATacattaataatattttaggGCAATATGGAATACCTACCATGCCGCTATTAGTACGAGAGAGATAACCGTTTCTTCATTATCAAAATCActtatggaaaaataatatttaaaaaagttttacagCGACATTTCCGAAGTTCCCCAAgcagataaagagagagacagagaaagagagagagagagagagagagagagagagagagagagagagagagaggacgaataaaaatatcctAACATGTCAATTTTCCGAGTTCTGATCATCAAAATTTATAGACATTTCATTTTATCGACCGTGGACAATTTATCATAATATAGAgcactttatttttcaattataaaaagtatgaATAGAGATCTGCCAGAGTATAAAAATGGTGGAAAGGAGATATTTTGGAACAGAGATGTGTCAGAATTGAGATCTGCCGTCTTAGAAATATATAAAGTTAGAGATATTTCGCCATAGAGAATCTCTTCAATTTATTAAGCATGGAGATGTGTTGGATCAAACATGATATTGATACGACATATTTTGGAGTAGAAATGTTCccgaattgaaatattttgaagcAGAGTTATATTTGAGCATGCATTTTAAAGATTAAGATTTGCGAGAACAGAGATAATTAGCCACAAAGTTATTTACGAATAAAGATATTTAGGTTACAGATTTATCAGACTGCAGATTTTCTCTCATAGATTTATTTAAGAACCGAGTAATGAAGAATAGAGTTGAGGCAAAACTAataattaaatatatttacTCGTAGAGTTGATGAAACATTATGATATTTTAGAATAAAGTTATTTCGGAGTAAAGAAATTATTCATAGAGTTATTTACGAATAAAGAGATGCAGAATAGAAAAGTACATAATACTGTCCGTTTATTCTGTCATTGAATTGAGATAATCTCATCCATATCGACTTACCAATCGGTGGGCACGGTTCACGTTGAAATTTCGTGCTCTCAAAAATCGTATAAGGAATGCATCGTCCACTCTATGCGGAGTGCACTCACCTCTTTctgtatggaaaaaaaagtgaacgaTTCATTGTGATACAACTATGAATTGGGCACTTCAATTATGATTATCATTGAAGCGAATAAATTAtctcggcgagcctcgggccagcagacaaCAGACATAGCTGCCAATGTAGTTGTCcagagactctaccgagtctcttaatCATCATTAATGTCTAATCAAAACTACTACAGTACACAATGTAAAATCGTTAGAGGACCGAAAAATGTAGTCATCACATCATTGATATTTAAACCAATTGGTGAATTATTTATCTTTTCAATGAttggaaaaactaagaaattATTAAACCGATTATTTTGTCCACCTGAATTCGATATCGATTGGAGCTTGGTATTAAACTTCACGTGGTACCAGCAGGGCGAAATTATATCGACAATATTTTCGCAAACTTTTCTACTCTTGCTAggtaacaaaagaaaatttcttaATAGCCTTTAACCTATCTAAATATCAagaacttcattttttttcaaaaattacctATAAAATTTCGTCCTGCCAGTGAAACGTGATGTTATATCCCATGAACTTGTAAGTTGGTTTGGTATTTCCCTACAAGCTTTTCTGCCGGGCGACATGTGCTCGTAGACTTCAAATCTCTCGTATTGTACGCTTGCGATTTTGATCCGTTGAACTTCACGCACCTGTTGCTGAGTAACAAAGCTATCGGGAAATATCTTACAACTCTCAAGCTCTTAACAAATTCTAATTGATAATTTCAGCTCTAGAAGCGAGCACTACCTTTACCATACCTCCTAATAGAATCAATGAATCATTGGCATCAACGCCATGTTCCATGATTGATAATgttataaaacaaaatttcccaAATAACTGCAATCGTTCTCTGTAGTTTCAACTATAATGAAGACGTGATCGACCCGACGTGTTTGATTTCAGCATTAATTCTAATTACATAATAAACAAATCTAAACAATCCTTTTTGTTTCTGCTGTTTAACAAATCTTAGATATAAATAGTTGCATAAATGGTTAATAATTACCATATATCATATCTCTTAATTCTTGAAGTGTTTGACATTTGATCTCGTCAGTTTCACCGAGTTCGTGCCGTGCATACTCTATCACCTCAAGTGAAGAAGGTTCATCAAGATCCAAGTCGAGTTCTTCATCCTCATCATAGTTCACTTGACTATCTTCCTTCACTGTCTCAtcataatttttctcaatattttctagAATTCCATCCTCATCGCTATCATTGGTCTCCAAAAAAATACTCGACAAACGATCGCCACGATCTTTCACTCGGGGTATCGGATTCTCAACTACATTTTCGtcccatttttttatcttgttACTATCGATGAGCAAAGACTCAAAATCACTTGTCACATCCTTCAGACtggaataacatttttttccaaaataaatattcaaccAGTTAGTCATCGTGGTGCGCAATTTTCCAAATTACAGCTGGATTTACTTTGTTTTTAGGCAAACTTTTTCTTGGAAGCAACTGAATATTTACCTGTCCTTTATGGTTTTTTTGTCGACGACATTATCATCTGTGTTCAAATTGCCTTTGGCTTCGATTCCAGAcattattcaaactttttgtCTGTCATCAATAACTTTGATTCGTTAAATAATGGCTGTCACTGAAAATTGTATAGTCCaagttaaaaaattaaaacaatgCTTACGTGGAGTATGCTTATACTTCATCGAAAAGATCGCTCAACGGTGCTGTCACCATGCACTGCAGTATGTgtacttttttctcagtaatttttttttttttagtattacTCAATCGTTTAAACTTTCATTCACGACGTAAATGAATTCATGCATCGTGTCGCGAGAAAACTGAACAAAATGATTATATCCATGACTTCGAGAGGagcggaaaaaatgaaaaaatccaaTGCCTTGTCGATTTATGCTAAACGGCATAGTACATGCGCATAAATTGCATCCACTATGGCGGATTGAGgcgcagaaaaaaaaaattgtttctgtACGTCagtgcaaaaaaaatgagtttcttgtcgagataaaaaataacttgtatagaaaaaatgaatatccaCGAGGACGGAATGTTAAACATTTTCGGAAGCCGTTTTTTACATGGAATAATCAAGCATTACATCCCAAACAATGCAAGTTGTTTTAAAATGTTGAGGCTTGGAATTATAATTTAAATGTGTTCCATCAATTTGATCATtatgaaaacaaacaaaaaattatattatcaTCGCTATTTCTACCTCTATCGTTGTTATCATCGCTATTTTTCAATTgccattgaaaaaacaattcatgacaaattctCGAATATTTGTTTTGCCCCCATAATAAACAAAGAGAAATGTACGAAACGCGAAAATGGAAGAGACAAATAGTTCCCAATGGATATTGAATGTAACTATGATAATATGTTGTGAAATATTGGCCAATTAGATTAATTTAATGACTCTAGAAAAAGGAATTTCTAGAAATGCCTTCCGACATtccttttttcaagaaatgtAGAATGATTACGCTAagcgaaaaaatattgcaagtgttgaattttcgaatagTAATGGAATAACAAAGCTTGGGAGAACATTTGGAGATAAGAAATGGATTTTTTAGATTCTTCAAGCCTGGGAAACACGATTACGAGTATTTGGGATCATCGGACCGGATGTGCAACGAACGTTGATCCTTCTCCCCCTCTCCCCTACTACCAagaatttaattgaaaactGCGTGACATGTTCAAGTTTGTCCATAATTAACATTACTATcgatattttgtaaaataaattaattccTTTCCAAATAGATTATCATCTTGTTTATAAATCGGGTCATATAGATCAGACTAcaattatatataaatagcttgttttatttatcccatGGTTCCAGAGAAGCGTGCTTATTGAGGAAAATCATGCAAGTGGCGACACCGTGACATATTACCGAACACTCCACGAATCATTGCGAAATTTGGTCACGGTCATTCTGTTGCATATCCGCGAGGATATCCCCGTACTTTCACTGGCGAGAAATAGGGtaagtgaaaaagaaaaaaagagagagacgcGATCCGGGGAAGCGGTGTGAATGAGGAATACTGCGCTCACTCGCGAGACCCATCTGCAGTTAATGTTGTTTCTAACGTGacaaatatattacaaagCAACCAAATAATTCTTGCGTTAGTGCGTTTTGACATCAAAATTTCCGAATCAatctaaaatatttttttcattttacaaaataatatgTTTAAACccaatgattttatgattattaaaaaattagggTCAAACGCAAACTTTTAGAATTGGAAGAACATATTCAAAGCTATTAAAGATATGTGCGTAGCTACTTTTTTAGACACTCAGCCATTATTCTTAACCGGTCGACtattttttctaatattttcatatAGACGTAGACAACGGTTCAGGTTaacgaaaattttataatgattaaacatttttcaataaaaaaaaaaacattcaattgAATTCAACCCAAACGCTaagctaatttttttcaatattcaacTCAAACAAATGATCGGAGGACTTGTAAGTAATTTCCAAATTATATCATTCTCTTCTGCAGAAGGGAAAGAAGAGCTCTGAATGGCGCATGGGAGCCTATTGAATgatgaaacgaaaaagaaggtaaaataaacattttaaaCCACCACCTATTTCGGTAACTATTAATTTACCATAAAATTGATCACGGGCTTCTAAGGAATCTAGGGAATTCTataaatatcgagaaaaactaatttaattggttaaaaattttaaaaatcagaGGAAACTCCTGAAAAATACTTGTTTAATTGCTATGACCGACGCGTAGCGCGTTTCAAGACCGGTGTACCGATCGCGTCGCCGGTCGCACTGACGATGGAGGATATCTTAGTGAGCATAGTGAaaaatcccccccccccctcccctagTTCCATGTCGACCCCACCTTTCGCCATTTTCTAGCGAAACACTAGTAGAACACGCGCTTATACAGCAAATACCCTTCCGCATGTGTTAATAATCCCCAACTGCGTGTGCCCCTCTGAACGTATTCGAGAAAGTTGAAGCTACCATACGCTTCAAATCccccctcttttcctttccccGAAGACCCCGATAACCACGAACGACTATTCACCTTTCCATCGTGCTGAAAGTGAGAATGAATACAAACGTTGATATGGAACCTCTTGGCCACTCTTACCGTGTAAATAAATGCACTCTTTCTCACCGATACTCGATGAAAACTGATGAAAACAGAATGATATTTTTAGCTCCGAAATTTAGATGCCCGTATAATTTGCATTTGAATTCCTATGTTTTCGAAGTAAAACTTCTATAGGCGCGCTGGGCTTGGGGGGTAAACTGGTGAAAATCTTGTTACGGAAGTGTGTAACGGAAGTGCGGTAATTATgtagtttgattacttttccgaaaatcaacgaaagaaatttttttttagcatggacggcttcgattagttaccattgatgatatttcgtcgggggaggctaacattttccataaaaaccatgtgtttgaggttttgaagttattggaaaaatatgatgaaatatggtatatttgaatatttaccGGAAGTGCTGCGAAAAGTGTGAATGCACATGCGCATGTACATTTTAGTTCTCTCTCACGCTCATTGCCATGGGCTCGTGTGATTGGGCGAGGCGAACGAtaattgagagagagagatatacGTTGGTAGAGATAGAAATACCTAATACACAGTGTAGGCCCATCGTCCCCACTCTTACATTTAGTCTTGAGCCCTGACTTGGAAGTATTATAAGAgcaagacagagagagagagtgatgcacacgcacattttctttctctctttttctcactgcCAGTTCATGAAATATATGCATCTCAGTAAAGCGTGTGTGAGTTTTGAGTTCAGTAGCTTTAAACGAATAATATGAAAACCAAGcacgaaataattaaaataagtgattttataaaaaatgataaattacaataattgtaacactttttttctagAGAAAGTAATCCTCTACGAAAGACCACAAGAATTTCATGTTTTGTATATACATACTCAAGTATACAGCTACTGAATATAATGTTATATATCGAGATCTTTGAATTTCAACACATAAATGACGTGACGGCCGTTGCTGCAGTACGGCACACACCGATAATTCATGACGTATCATTCAACTTGATTGTTTTatacttgattttttaaaaatctcaaaataaaatagcactgttcctttgtaaaaaaaagtctgaactTTACGAATCTAGAGgcgcggtagcgactctgagacaagtacatttatgtatgacgagtcgcttccagagagtctttacaggAGCGAGGATGTTTTCCAGTTGTTTTCGAtaactttcgaaatttatttctttaatgatttaataattatagtgtttcaatgaattctgcaagttgacgtattttttatttttttttatctttcgatcgcgacctctacgaagtctgtagcttaacgaattgaaaagatattaattatttattttttaatttcatcaaaaaatgttgcattttttcgcacacatttttgatgtttatttgttttttctttagtgacaaatctggtgtcataatacattttacatatctatatattttgttctggtgccataatatacaaattgtatacctatatatttccatgaatctgttcatgcttcaaaaattttgaaagtgaCAGTTCCTcgttgtattcaaaatttatgctgtcaatttcacgaaatgttatcgaataattcggGGATTAAAGGATATGTGACATACCACATGTTCGTTTTTCCAAGAAATCTGAGTCACGTATTGTGGCCGAATCTTtattttaatgttcttttaataggtgtgatgctatcgttgaatgttcttttagtaggtatgatgctatcaagtaaatcgttggattgggcttttttttactcgtgcttatcgttgatgataatcattggagtgaatttaagtgaagaatgcgccaaatgtacgttcgtacattctttattttttgtatgagcaaagcttgcagaaaaaaaataattacgcgcgtcaacgtacgaggttagaatgatgtgtcggtgcatacgcagtagagaaacgatctcaaccccttttcaccaagggcacaagcaaaatccatctctCGTCGATGGCTtgatagtttttgatgtccaggtcgatggctccatggttttcgatgcctaAATAGATTTCGCCCAGgctttcgaagtctaggtatatttctccatggttttctatgtctaagtatatttctccacgattctcaatgtctaggtcgacggctccaagaattacgatgtctaggtcgatgggtcCATactttccgatgtctaggtatatttgcccatagtcttcgatgtctacgtatatttctctatagttt
Proteins encoded in this window:
- the LOC122418197 gene encoding clavesin-2-like isoform X2, whose translation is MSGIEAKGNLNTDDNVVDKKTIKDSLKDVTSDFESLLIDSNKIKKWDENVVENPIPRVKDRGDRLSSIFLETNDSDEDGILENIEKNYDETVKEDSQVNYDEDEELDLDLDEPSSLEVIEYARHELGETDEIKCQTLQELRDMIYERGECTPHRVDDAFLIRFLRARNFNVNRAHRLVVRYYDFKEEHPDIHQGVDPLKMRHIGDDDVMTVPGYRTRCGRRMMIYRIGNWDPKKYGIEELFKATVIILELGILEPVAQILGGVVIFDLEGITMAHAWTITPQISLVIEYEIQNIERWDANSKPSPRTVELAVRLPAPRSNVDIVNNEFSNVDNLK